CGCTTTTGTTAGgtgttgtttgtttgcttCCAATAAAGGGGAATTGTCTTTCGTCTCTGTCTTTACAGAGTTTTATGAGAGATGACACACCTATCTTAtatgtttatagtttatacaagtgtttttatgtttgttggATTTGAAGCGAAGCTTAACCATCTTATGGTGACTTAGATCTATTTAGAACCTTTAGTTGGTGGCTTTTCTCCGGATCGTCATGTTGGGTATACGGATTACTGAAATTTCAAGGATAGTTTGcaaataaaattgaagaaaagaaagaaatttccTTCGCGATTTTAAGATGCCTTTTAGCCGTGATTTCAATTGTTCGGAGTTTTGATTCGTTTTGCAACCAGCTTTGTCGGTGAAAATCAGAAGAATCAATAGTCGAATTTCAGTTATCGGCAATGATTTTCTTCACCAGAATCAGCATCTTAGATGGCGGTGGTGATGTCGGAAAGCTTTTAGAATTTTCATCCAACACGTGTACCACTGTTGACACGTTTGTTTGGGAATGAAACTAATGATAAACTTTCTTCAAGTTGAAGCAATATATTGTGTGGGCCTTTATGGGCTGTAATCTGTTTTGTAACCCATGTTGTTATGAATAAAATCCTAATCTTgcgagaaaaaaaagaagaagaagataaactcGTCAAAAGACCcaatttatctctttctcacaagaaaataataagtaTAACCATTAAAATTGTGTATAACAAGAGATTATTTGAGCATTGGAATCTTCCATTCCAAGATAAACTTAAAAGTAAATGTAACATGTCTATGGAAGATGAACAtactttttattaatgatcAGCTCAAATATCTggatttctaaattttgacaGGTCCTTACATTTAATCGAATCTCATTTCATACATTTTAAAACGCCAAAGTTTATTAATTAGTGGATTGATCAAAACAAGAATCACtgagaaaacatatataaaagaaaatcaaaattttcttaaaccaCATATCTCAAAGAACATAAGCAAACATACAAGGTAACAATAACACATACTCTTAAAAatacacaaagaaaaagttgtgGAAGACATAATCAGATGTTGATGGTGGCATCCCACAGCCGGAGAACTCCATTTCGGCCACCGCTACATATCCGTTTCCTCTCGAGATCTGACGCAACACATCTCACCTGAATCATTAAATCCGAGATTCAGTTTCAGTGAGAATGACACATACTAGCCGAAGTTGTAGAACACAATGATTAATAACTGTGTGGTCTTATCATACTACTTTGAGGGTGTTACAGGATCTCATAAGACTTATCAAACCGCATGACCAGAAAAATTTAGAGCAACTATCCAACTAATATGAAAAGAGGGAGGGTCGTACCACGGCGGCTGTTCTTTGTGGTACTCTATAAAGTTGCCAGCCTGAGACTTTGGTTCCGGCGTTAGAAGGACGATGGAAAAGAGACATTGAGTTATCTGCTGCTCCAATGCCTAACCAATTTTCACCAGCGTTGATTGATAGTATAGAAGAACTATGGAGTGTTATGTTTTTCACGCATTTAATGCCGCCTATAAaccaaggaaacaaaaatattaacgGAATGGTTGGTGCAATAGTTGATAATTGTGTTTAGATCCAGGTTAATAATGAGATTCTCACCTTCGTCATTTTCCCAAAAGCGTAGCAACCCATCCGCCGAGCCTGCAAGAAAATAGACAGCAACGCACTAACGTAAGCTTTGAtgttattttgtgaaaaagaTGCTACTTAATAAATCTTTTGAGAACTGATGGTAGATGAAATCAGCATGGACCTGTGATTATTCCTTTGTCAAACGGGGAGTATTCAACAGATTGTACTGGCCCAGCATGGCATGCC
This sequence is a window from Arabidopsis thaliana chromosome 1 sequence. Protein-coding genes within it:
- a CDS encoding uncharacterized protein (unknown protein; FUNCTIONS IN: molecular_function unknown; INVOLVED IN: biological_process unknown; LOCATED IN: endomembrane system; Has 30201 Blast hits to 17322 proteins in 780 species: Archae - 12; Bacteria - 1396; Metazoa - 17338; Fungi - 3422; Plants - 5037; Viruses - 0; Other Eukaryotes - 2996 (source: NCBI BLink).) yields the protein MAFRCRVFMSSLLLGVVCLLPIKGNCLSSLSLQSFMRDDTPILYVYSLYKCFYVCWI